The following coding sequences lie in one Kribbella sp. NBC_00709 genomic window:
- a CDS encoding PD-(D/E)XK nuclease family protein — MSTTRIESTAYGAAALDCLQAVVARLKADDPMTPVTLLLPNNLSGVIARRHLARASIGGLYLATLERLAEQIAAGTLAPRRPATRPIVAATWRTALAKAPGVFHEVAEHPSTIQALASAHRELRDLTDPALDKVADASALGPDLVRLHRHVTGDLAPDWYDETDLLCAASSRIAASPDVVRELGALVLYLPQELTQSEAAFVAALGDAAADLTVIVGLTDVRRADRAVRRSLERIGIDLPRSISKNYPVATEILNASDADDEVRCVVRDVVSALEHTPAHRIAVLYSAASPYARLLHEHLSAAKIEVNGPGTRPVHERAIARTLLEVLALVDQDLPRADVFRALANAPTRDFGGERIPVPQWERMSRVAGVVRGDDWDTRLARYAESERRTADQEEAAEDPRPAAVRRAQYNASTAERLHAFASTLRRRLGALAVLETWSDLSEGVLQLFHDLLGDYSSLPIEEQYAAAAVEGSLTGLSTLDELGTPASLAVLRDVLDLELQQSLPRVGTFGTGVLVAPLSASIGLSADIVYVVGLSEDLYPGRVHEDALLPHRVREAAAPELASFRDRLDEKQRHLLVAFSAGARVVAAFPRGDLRRSSRRLPTRWLLGSLRELTGDHALPATQWDRYTEVLQTSASYAGSLTMATMPATEQEWQTRAAAAGLWVQDGVLVRARELLRGRGSNAFTRFDGDLSGVSGLPEYAVEDRIASPTSLESYATCPHAYFVERLLQVEPLEAPEDLLVISPIQIGNLIHNSLDRFVSRLAGSLPGFGEAWTAEQRSLLLAIGAELAEEFEAEGLTGHPRLWQRERLRILGDLMVLLTDDDRWRAERSASVVASELTFGFGGEPPVEIPVPSGRVLLRGSADKVDVGADGTIYVTDVKTGGFSRYEGIEADPVAGGTKLQLPVYAYAARARLGEQSTPVEASYWFVRRGGKRIPVPLTPEVEERYVDTLDVIVSSIAAGYFPPKAPEIPDFLWVQCPYCNPDGIGHSEVRARWDRKRHDPVLERLVRLIDPTALEDGDE, encoded by the coding sequence GTGAGTACCACCCGGATCGAGAGCACGGCGTACGGCGCCGCGGCCCTGGATTGCCTGCAAGCCGTCGTCGCGCGGCTGAAGGCCGACGATCCGATGACCCCTGTCACTCTCCTGCTGCCCAACAACCTGTCCGGTGTGATCGCCCGCCGCCACCTGGCTCGAGCCTCCATCGGTGGGCTCTACCTCGCCACCCTCGAGCGACTGGCCGAGCAGATCGCCGCCGGGACGCTGGCGCCCCGTCGTCCCGCCACCCGCCCGATCGTCGCCGCCACTTGGCGGACGGCGCTCGCAAAGGCGCCCGGCGTCTTCCACGAGGTCGCCGAGCATCCGTCCACGATCCAAGCGCTTGCATCGGCCCACCGCGAGCTCCGCGACCTCACCGATCCCGCTCTCGACAAGGTCGCGGACGCATCGGCGCTGGGCCCGGATCTGGTCCGCCTGCACCGCCACGTCACCGGCGACCTGGCCCCGGACTGGTACGACGAGACCGATCTCCTCTGTGCCGCCTCGTCCCGGATCGCGGCGTCGCCGGACGTGGTGCGTGAGCTCGGAGCGCTCGTCCTTTATCTTCCGCAGGAGCTGACCCAGTCCGAGGCCGCGTTCGTCGCAGCGCTGGGCGATGCGGCGGCCGATCTCACCGTGATCGTTGGGCTGACCGACGTACGCCGTGCGGACCGCGCGGTTCGGCGATCGCTCGAACGGATCGGCATCGACCTGCCGCGGTCGATCTCGAAGAACTACCCGGTCGCGACCGAGATCCTCAACGCGTCCGACGCGGACGACGAGGTTCGGTGCGTCGTCCGCGACGTGGTGTCGGCGTTGGAACACACGCCTGCGCACCGGATCGCAGTGCTGTACTCAGCCGCCTCGCCGTATGCACGTCTGCTGCACGAGCACCTCAGCGCCGCGAAGATCGAGGTCAACGGGCCCGGCACGCGGCCGGTGCACGAGCGGGCGATCGCGCGGACGCTGCTCGAGGTGCTCGCGCTGGTCGATCAGGATCTGCCGCGGGCCGATGTGTTCCGGGCACTGGCGAACGCGCCGACGCGAGACTTCGGCGGCGAGCGGATCCCGGTGCCGCAGTGGGAGCGGATGTCGCGCGTAGCCGGGGTAGTGCGTGGGGACGACTGGGACACGCGGCTGGCGCGGTACGCCGAGTCCGAGCGGCGGACCGCTGATCAGGAAGAAGCCGCCGAGGATCCACGCCCGGCAGCGGTGCGACGAGCGCAGTACAACGCTTCGACCGCTGAGCGCTTGCATGCGTTTGCTTCGACGCTGCGACGTCGGTTGGGCGCGTTGGCGGTGCTGGAGACGTGGTCCGATCTTTCAGAGGGCGTTCTGCAGCTCTTCCACGATCTGCTGGGTGACTACTCCTCTCTGCCGATCGAGGAGCAGTACGCCGCTGCTGCGGTCGAGGGGTCGTTGACCGGCCTGTCCACGTTGGACGAGCTCGGCACGCCGGCGAGCCTGGCGGTGCTGCGCGACGTACTGGATCTGGAGTTGCAGCAGTCGCTGCCCCGGGTCGGGACGTTCGGGACGGGTGTGCTGGTCGCGCCGCTGTCGGCGAGCATCGGATTGTCCGCCGACATCGTGTATGTCGTCGGTCTGTCGGAGGACTTGTATCCGGGACGGGTGCACGAGGACGCACTGCTCCCCCATCGGGTGCGGGAGGCGGCCGCGCCGGAGTTGGCGTCGTTCCGGGACCGGCTGGACGAGAAGCAACGACATCTGCTGGTCGCGTTCTCTGCGGGCGCGCGAGTGGTGGCGGCGTTCCCGCGCGGCGATCTGCGGCGATCGTCACGCCGGTTGCCGACACGTTGGTTGCTCGGGTCGTTGCGCGAGCTGACCGGCGATCACGCGCTCCCGGCGACCCAATGGGACCGGTACACCGAGGTCCTGCAGACGTCGGCGTCGTACGCAGGTTCGTTGACTATGGCAACGATGCCGGCGACGGAGCAGGAGTGGCAGACGCGGGCCGCCGCGGCGGGGTTGTGGGTTCAGGACGGCGTGCTGGTGCGGGCGCGGGAGTTGCTGCGCGGACGTGGCTCGAATGCGTTCACCCGCTTCGACGGGGACCTGTCGGGTGTCTCGGGACTGCCCGAGTACGCCGTCGAGGATCGGATCGCATCGCCGACGTCGCTCGAGTCGTATGCCACCTGCCCGCATGCGTACTTCGTCGAGCGGTTGCTTCAGGTGGAGCCGTTGGAGGCGCCCGAGGACCTGCTGGTGATCTCACCGATCCAGATCGGCAACCTGATCCACAACAGCCTGGACAGGTTCGTGAGCCGGCTGGCCGGTTCGCTTCCTGGCTTCGGTGAGGCGTGGACGGCCGAGCAGCGCTCGCTCCTGCTGGCGATCGGAGCCGAGCTCGCGGAGGAGTTCGAGGCCGAGGGGCTGACCGGCCACCCGCGGCTGTGGCAGCGCGAGCGGTTGCGGATCCTCGGCGACCTGATGGTGTTGCTGACCGACGACGATCGGTGGCGTGCCGAGCGGTCCGCGTCGGTCGTCGCCAGCGAGCTCACGTTCGGGTTCGGCGGCGAGCCTCCGGTGGAGATCCCGGTGCCGTCCGGTCGCGTGTTGCTGCGAGGATCCGCCGACAAGGTCGACGTCGGCGCGGACGGCACGATCTACGTGACCGACGTGAAGACCGGCGGCTTCTCGCGGTACGAAGGCATCGAGGCGGACCCGGTCGCGGGCGGGACGAAGCTGCAACTGCCGGTGTACGCGTATGCGGCGCGAGCCCGGCTGGGCGAGCAGTCCACTCCGGTCGAGGCGTCGTACTGGTTCGTCCGCCGCGGCGGCAAACGGATCCCGGTCCCACTGACCCCCGAGGTCGAGGAGCGGTACGTCGACACGCTCGACGTGATCGTGTCGTCGATCGCGGCCGGGTACTTTCCGCCGAAGGCGCCGGAGATCCCGGACTTCCTCTGGGTGCAGTGCCCGTACTGCAACCCGGACGGCATCGGTCACAGCGAGGTCCGCGCCCGCTGGGACCGCAAACGCCACGACCCTGTCCTGGAGCGCTTGGTTCGCCTCATCGACCCGACCGCGTTGGAGGACGGCGATGAGTGA
- a CDS encoding UvrD-helicase domain-containing protein → MSEQLLDGAARDRIRSDTETTLFVEAGAGSGKTHALVDRVTTLVLRDGVPLRTVAAVTFTEKAGAELRDRLRVEFEKARRDGAGQLADGALDDLDSASIGTLHAFAQQILLAHPIEAGLPPLIDVLDEVGSSVAFEERWAELQQQLLDDDSIAEPLLLAMAVGVELKHLRSLARLFGNDWDLIAERVLVDPPELVAMPDLTGLIAAAAQIGGVAESCLDPEDRLLPKLLQIRELGLMLDAASDQETQLAILQALRGLKVGRIGRKENWPDIAKVRGDCTEVVEVAGSLVELLLDACLRHLSHWIAERVLESAELRRAEGRLEFHDLLVLARDLLRRNAAVRADLQERFERLLLDEFQDTDPIQIELAVRIAGGAEAEAEDWRDVEVPEGRLFVVGDPKQSIYRFRRANIATYLTAQDLLGETVALTTNFRTVPPILRWINTVFSTLIQPQEAAQPSYQSLSPHRTSPTAATTTPSSSSTSRPGASSLPGNSSSIRPGQPARPQAPGQPSEPTSVKGDQLSMFDDADDEPTLFDEDPAPTGADEQVADVATVLQFRRRDDSVSADVPTDLPDDTPEDPSSGPAVTILGAEPHDDLPRAQASVLRQREAADVASVVEQALREGWLVYDGRAEAWRPAEAGDIAVLVPARTSLPFLEDALDRADIPYRAEASSLVYQTAEVRNLLACARALGDPSDQLALVTTLRSPLFGCGDDDLYTWKRSGGSFTLTAPVPDQLLTHPVGDAMEWLRRTYYAARWLTPSEVLAKIVADRRMLEVAAIGPRARDAWRRIRFVVDQARAWSEVEHGGLRSYLAWAAHQGEETSRVAEAVLPETDADAVRVMTIHAAKGLEFPIVILSGMSASPNRQRGVQVLWPPDGGYAVKLKSSVQTEDFDLVQPVDEQMDDYERRRLLYVAATRARDHLIVSLHRSGNRRHSSNAELLATAGGVEAPHSTLFTSPPVPDREPSGSPDVTPPISRTEWETRAAAAQAASRARSAQSASGLEGTGPEAALAEIDPGTAKAARDLELPPWSKGRYGTAIGRAVHAVLQVVDLSTGAGLEAAVSTQCLAEGVLEYADVVTALVRSALASDVVKRAVAREHWRESYVGTVQPDGTVLEGFVDLIYRDDDGRLIIVDYKTDAIPAAALDSRVAYYAPQLQAYSAILPNTGPPILLFLNPSGAIERGL, encoded by the coding sequence ATGAGTGAACAGCTGCTCGACGGCGCGGCGCGCGATCGCATCCGTTCCGATACCGAGACCACTCTCTTCGTCGAGGCGGGTGCGGGGTCCGGCAAGACGCATGCGCTGGTCGATCGAGTGACCACCTTGGTGCTGCGTGACGGCGTGCCGCTGCGCACGGTCGCCGCGGTGACCTTCACCGAGAAGGCAGGCGCAGAGCTGCGGGACCGCTTGCGGGTCGAGTTCGAGAAGGCACGGAGAGACGGCGCCGGCCAACTCGCCGACGGGGCGCTGGACGACCTGGACTCCGCCTCGATCGGCACCCTGCACGCCTTTGCCCAACAGATCCTGCTCGCCCATCCGATCGAGGCCGGGCTGCCGCCGCTCATCGACGTACTCGACGAGGTCGGGTCCTCGGTCGCTTTCGAGGAGCGCTGGGCCGAGCTGCAGCAGCAACTCCTCGACGACGACTCCATCGCCGAGCCGTTGCTTCTCGCGATGGCGGTCGGGGTCGAGCTGAAGCATCTTCGGTCGCTCGCGCGGCTGTTCGGCAACGACTGGGACCTGATCGCCGAAAGAGTCCTGGTCGACCCGCCTGAGCTGGTCGCGATGCCTGATCTCACCGGGCTGATCGCCGCGGCCGCCCAGATCGGCGGGGTGGCCGAGTCGTGCCTCGACCCCGAGGACCGGTTGCTGCCCAAGCTGCTGCAGATCCGCGAGCTCGGGCTGATGCTCGACGCCGCGTCCGACCAGGAGACCCAGCTCGCGATCCTGCAGGCGCTGCGCGGCCTGAAGGTCGGACGGATCGGGCGCAAGGAGAACTGGCCCGACATCGCCAAAGTCCGCGGTGACTGCACCGAGGTGGTCGAGGTCGCCGGTTCGCTGGTCGAGCTTCTCCTCGATGCTTGCCTTCGGCACCTTTCGCACTGGATCGCCGAGCGGGTGCTGGAGTCGGCCGAGCTTCGTCGGGCCGAGGGCCGGCTGGAGTTCCACGACCTGCTGGTGCTGGCTCGCGATCTGCTCCGGCGCAACGCGGCGGTCCGCGCGGATCTGCAGGAGCGGTTCGAGCGGCTGCTGCTGGACGAGTTCCAGGACACCGACCCGATCCAGATCGAGCTCGCGGTCCGCATCGCCGGCGGCGCCGAGGCCGAGGCCGAGGACTGGCGCGACGTCGAGGTCCCCGAAGGGCGCCTGTTCGTGGTCGGCGACCCGAAGCAGTCCATCTACCGCTTCCGTCGCGCGAACATCGCGACGTACCTCACCGCCCAGGACCTGCTCGGCGAGACCGTTGCCCTGACCACCAACTTCCGCACGGTGCCTCCGATCCTGCGCTGGATCAACACCGTCTTCAGCACCCTGATCCAGCCCCAGGAAGCCGCCCAGCCCTCCTACCAGTCCCTCTCCCCCCACCGCACCAGCCCCACCGCAGCAACCACCACACCGTCGTCCAGCTCGACCTCCCGCCCCGGCGCATCGTCCCTTCCTGGGAACTCGTCGTCGATCCGCCCGGGTCAGCCCGCTCGGCCTCAAGCGCCTGGTCAGCCCAGCGAGCCGACGTCCGTCAAGGGCGACCAACTGTCCATGTTCGACGACGCCGACGACGAGCCCACCCTCTTCGACGAGGACCCGGCCCCCACCGGTGCAGACGAGCAGGTCGCCGACGTCGCGACCGTCCTGCAGTTCCGGCGGCGTGATGACTCGGTGTCCGCCGATGTACCAACGGACCTGCCGGACGACACACCCGAGGACCCGTCCAGCGGCCCGGCCGTCACCATCCTCGGCGCGGAGCCGCACGACGACCTCCCCCGGGCCCAAGCCTCCGTCCTGCGTCAGCGTGAAGCCGCCGACGTCGCGTCTGTCGTCGAGCAGGCCCTCCGCGAAGGCTGGCTGGTCTACGACGGCCGCGCCGAAGCCTGGCGCCCCGCGGAAGCCGGCGACATCGCCGTACTCGTCCCGGCCCGCACGTCCCTCCCGTTCCTGGAGGACGCCCTCGACCGCGCCGACATCCCGTACCGCGCCGAAGCCAGCTCCCTCGTCTACCAGACCGCCGAGGTCCGCAACCTGCTCGCCTGCGCCCGCGCCCTCGGCGACCCGAGCGACCAACTCGCGCTCGTCACCACGCTCCGCTCCCCACTGTTCGGCTGCGGCGACGACGACCTCTACACCTGGAAACGCTCCGGTGGCTCGTTCACGTTGACCGCCCCGGTGCCCGACCAGCTCCTCACCCACCCGGTCGGCGACGCGATGGAGTGGCTCCGCCGGACGTACTACGCCGCCCGCTGGCTCACCCCGAGCGAGGTCCTCGCGAAGATCGTCGCCGACCGCCGCATGCTGGAGGTCGCCGCGATCGGCCCGCGCGCTCGCGACGCCTGGCGCCGGATCCGCTTCGTCGTCGACCAGGCCCGCGCCTGGTCCGAGGTCGAACACGGCGGCCTGCGCTCGTACCTCGCCTGGGCTGCCCACCAGGGCGAGGAAACGTCCCGCGTCGCCGAGGCCGTGCTGCCCGAGACCGACGCCGACGCCGTCCGCGTGATGACGATCCACGCCGCGAAGGGTCTCGAGTTCCCGATCGTCATCCTGTCCGGCATGTCCGCCTCCCCGAACCGCCAGCGCGGCGTCCAGGTCCTCTGGCCTCCGGACGGCGGGTACGCCGTGAAGCTCAAGTCGTCGGTCCAGACCGAGGACTTCGACCTCGTGCAACCGGTCGACGAACAGATGGACGACTACGAACGCCGCCGCCTGCTGTACGTCGCCGCGACGCGCGCCCGCGATCACCTGATCGTCTCGCTGCACCGCTCAGGCAACCGCCGCCATTCCAGCAACGCCGAGCTGCTCGCGACGGCCGGCGGTGTCGAAGCGCCGCACTCCACGTTGTTCACCAGCCCGCCGGTCCCCGACCGCGAGCCATCGGGCAGCCCCGACGTCACTCCGCCGATCTCCCGCACCGAGTGGGAGACCCGCGCGGCCGCAGCACAGGCCGCGAGCCGCGCCCGCTCCGCCCAGAGCGCGTCCGGCCTCGAAGGCACCGGCCCGGAGGCGGCCCTCGCCGAGATCGACCCCGGCACGGCCAAGGCCGCCCGTGACCTGGAGCTCCCGCCCTGGTCCAAAGGCCGCTACGGCACCGCGATCGGGCGCGCGGTCCACGCCGTACTCCAGGTTGTCGACTTGTCCACCGGCGCCGGTCTCGAAGCCGCCGTCTCCACCCAGTGCCTGGCTGAGGGCGTCCTCGAGTACGCCGACGTCGTCACCGCGCTGGTCCGTTCGGCGCTCGCATCCGACGTGGTGAAGCGAGCCGTCGCCCGCGAGCACTGGCGCGAGTCGTACGTCGGCACCGTCCAACCCGACGGCACCGTGCTCGAAGGCTTCGTCGACCTCATCTACCGCGACGACGACGGCCGTCTCATCATCGTCGACTACAAGACGGACGCCATCCCCGCGGCAGCCCTGGACAGCCGAGTCGCCTACTACGCTCCACAACTCCAGGCGTACTCCGCCATCCTCCCGAACACCGGACCGCCGATCCTGCTCTTCCTCAACCCCAGCGGCGCGATCGAACGCGGCCTCTAA
- a CDS encoding alpha/beta fold hydrolase: MPNPDVEIQRGDTSIAVTDRGVDGPPVVLLHGLAGSSRELLPTADALTDRFRVLLVDQRGHGRSTRRPADVSRDAYVGDVVAVIEQLLAGQRVRLVGQSMGAHTAFLTAAARPDLIDRLVMLEGHVAGDDGPEGAAKIGEYFASWPVPFTDEAAARSFLGDRPLTDAWVNDLEPAPDGLRPRFDPDIMQGAIAAVQEDRWTEWENLTVPTLAVFAEHGMFTAEQKNELIRRRPATRRADLSAASHDAHLDAFEGWIGILNGYLDEDLR; encoded by the coding sequence GTGCCGAATCCTGACGTGGAGATCCAGCGCGGAGACACGAGCATCGCTGTCACCGATCGCGGCGTCGACGGACCGCCGGTGGTTCTGCTGCACGGACTGGCCGGAAGTTCACGTGAACTCCTGCCGACCGCGGACGCGCTCACGGATCGCTTCCGGGTGCTGCTGGTCGACCAGCGTGGCCACGGCCGCAGCACCCGTCGTCCAGCAGACGTCTCCCGCGATGCGTACGTCGGCGATGTCGTCGCCGTCATCGAACAACTCCTCGCGGGGCAGCGGGTCCGACTGGTCGGCCAGTCGATGGGCGCGCACACGGCATTCCTCACCGCTGCGGCGCGCCCAGACCTGATCGATCGGCTCGTGATGCTCGAAGGTCACGTCGCCGGCGACGACGGACCTGAGGGCGCGGCCAAGATCGGTGAGTACTTCGCATCGTGGCCGGTGCCGTTCACCGACGAGGCGGCGGCGCGCTCGTTCCTCGGCGACCGCCCGCTGACGGATGCCTGGGTCAACGATCTCGAACCGGCTCCCGACGGGCTGCGGCCACGGTTCGATCCGGACATCATGCAGGGCGCGATCGCGGCCGTGCAGGAAGATCGCTGGACCGAATGGGAGAACCTCACCGTCCCCACGCTGGCCGTGTTCGCCGAGCACGGCATGTTCACCGCCGAACAGAAGAACGAACTCATCCGGCGCCGGCCGGCCACCCGGCGGGCCGACCTCTCCGCGGCAAGCCACGATGCGCACCTCGACGCGTTCGAGGGCTGGATCGGCATCCTCAATGGATACCTGGACGAGGACCTCCGTTAG
- a CDS encoding LysE family transporter, producing MPVGPVGTYLVALTARSSLRIGAFAALGVASADGVYAAVAAVAGTALAPLLVPVVGPLRWASVVVLIGLAAMGAVKAVRRYRAQRLAVIEQETPVGVRTAYFGMLGMTLLNPWTVIYFAALVLGGSGVAGFGERVAFVVAAFAASASWQLLLAGGGALLGRLLTGHVGKLVTAVASSLLIVVLAVKLVA from the coding sequence ATGCCGGTCGGGCCCGTCGGGACCTACCTGGTGGCGTTGACTGCACGGAGCTCGTTGCGGATCGGGGCGTTCGCGGCGCTCGGTGTCGCGTCGGCCGATGGCGTGTACGCCGCGGTGGCCGCAGTCGCCGGTACTGCGCTGGCGCCGTTGCTGGTGCCGGTTGTGGGACCGCTGCGCTGGGCGTCTGTTGTCGTGCTGATCGGCCTGGCAGCGATGGGTGCGGTCAAGGCAGTACGGCGGTACCGAGCGCAGCGGCTCGCAGTCATCGAGCAGGAGACTCCGGTCGGTGTACGGACGGCGTACTTCGGGATGCTCGGGATGACGCTGCTCAACCCGTGGACGGTGATCTACTTCGCCGCGCTCGTGCTGGGTGGATCCGGTGTCGCGGGGTTCGGTGAGCGGGTGGCGTTCGTGGTCGCTGCGTTTGCGGCGTCAGCGAGCTGGCAACTGCTGCTGGCCGGCGGCGGGGCGCTGCTGGGCCGCCTGCTGACGGGCCATGTCGGCAAGTTGGTGACCGCGGTGGCCTCGAGTCTGCTGATCGTCGTACTCGCGGTGAAGTTGGTGGCCTAG
- a CDS encoding DUF6308 family protein gives MNIGTRKIVVDEAIAQLRLYAETNGAVLQYYDGLPGMTTVGGADPNRVTFEDLGRTMVIGSDLRMLDIPWLLEVEADKEFAAIPVDARLEDAAPGSDLFEAAMALDDKFTGHRGFGHAKKSKLLHLKRPYLYPVTDSFIRMTYGTASAGSEFLKAVRDDLVNPANVRDFKLLQVRLIAEPPTSAARLLGEVPTLRLLDILASLLGEAK, from the coding sequence ATGAACATCGGTACCCGGAAGATCGTCGTCGACGAGGCGATCGCGCAGCTGCGGCTGTACGCCGAGACGAACGGCGCCGTGCTGCAGTACTACGACGGGCTGCCGGGGATGACCACCGTCGGTGGCGCCGACCCGAACCGGGTGACGTTCGAGGACCTCGGCCGGACGATGGTGATCGGCAGCGACCTCCGGATGCTGGACATCCCGTGGCTGCTCGAGGTCGAGGCCGACAAGGAGTTCGCCGCGATCCCGGTCGACGCGCGGCTGGAGGACGCGGCGCCGGGCAGCGACCTGTTCGAGGCCGCGATGGCGCTGGACGACAAGTTCACCGGTCACCGCGGATTCGGGCACGCGAAGAAGTCCAAGCTGCTGCACCTGAAGCGGCCGTACCTCTACCCCGTGACCGACAGCTTCATCCGGATGACGTACGGCACGGCCTCGGCGGGGTCCGAGTTCCTCAAGGCCGTCCGTGACGACCTGGTCAACCCGGCCAACGTCCGCGACTTCAAGCTGCTGCAGGTCCGCCTGATCGCGGAGCCGCCGACGAGCGCGGCCCGCCTCCTCGGCGAGGTCCCGACCCTCCGCCTGCTCGACATCCTCGCCTCACTGCTCGGCGAAGCGAAGTAG
- a CDS encoding LLM class flavin-dependent oxidoreductase produces the protein MDYGHELVFGTFLTPAVDNPDRVIALAQLTEQVGLDLVSFQDHPYQPRLMDAWTLLSVVAAQTQRVKVTTNVANLPLRHPVVLARSVATLDLITGGRVELGLGAGGFLDAVAANGGPRLTTGQSIAALEEAIAIMREVWTPAGGGIRLAGKHYTVAGAKRGPQPAHDVSIWLGAYKPRMLALTGRLADGWLPSSGYASPEELAAMNKLIDEAAVDAGRDPSAVRRLYNISGRFSGSGGFLQGPEEVWIDQLAELTLGEGMSTYILASDDPDDIRRFAEVAAGVREAVDAGRRAPVAPVAPVGLGGSVEAPRQSAAASGFGVVPTPPPAVKRSAVQLLDESVRPTGPAQDPTRTYTPYQLQSGQHLIDVHDHLRAELDQVRDLVEQVAAGTLGVGAARSHINTMTMRQNNWTLGTYCESYCRLVTTHHSIEDASLFPHLRRADPALVPVVDRLQEEHKIIHDVLEGVDKALVALVDGSGSIDGLRAAVDLLDDTLLSHLSYEERELVEPLARLGVL, from the coding sequence ATGGACTACGGCCACGAGCTGGTCTTCGGCACGTTCCTGACCCCCGCGGTCGACAACCCGGACCGCGTGATCGCGCTGGCCCAGCTGACCGAACAGGTCGGCCTCGACCTGGTGAGCTTCCAGGACCACCCGTACCAACCGCGGCTGATGGACGCCTGGACCCTGCTGTCCGTCGTCGCCGCCCAGACCCAGCGCGTGAAGGTGACCACGAACGTCGCCAACCTGCCGCTCCGCCACCCGGTCGTCCTCGCGCGCAGCGTCGCGACGCTCGACCTGATCACCGGCGGTCGGGTCGAGCTCGGCCTCGGTGCCGGCGGGTTCCTGGACGCGGTGGCGGCGAACGGCGGGCCGCGGCTGACGACCGGGCAGAGCATCGCAGCGCTGGAGGAGGCCATCGCGATCATGCGCGAGGTCTGGACGCCTGCCGGCGGCGGCATCCGGCTGGCCGGGAAGCACTACACCGTCGCCGGTGCGAAGCGCGGTCCGCAGCCGGCGCATGACGTGTCGATCTGGCTGGGTGCGTACAAGCCGCGGATGCTCGCTCTCACCGGCCGGCTCGCGGACGGCTGGCTGCCGAGCAGCGGTTACGCCAGCCCGGAGGAGCTGGCCGCGATGAACAAGCTCATCGACGAGGCAGCGGTGGACGCCGGACGGGATCCTTCGGCGGTGCGGCGGCTGTACAACATCTCGGGGCGGTTCAGCGGGAGTGGAGGATTCCTGCAAGGACCGGAGGAGGTGTGGATCGATCAGCTTGCCGAGCTGACGTTGGGCGAGGGGATGAGCACGTACATCCTGGCGTCCGACGACCCTGACGACATCCGGCGCTTCGCTGAGGTGGCCGCCGGTGTCCGCGAGGCAGTCGATGCTGGTCGTCGGGCGCCGGTAGCTCCGGTGGCTCCGGTCGGTCTGGGCGGTTCGGTCGAAGCGCCCCGACAGTCTGCTGCGGCGTCTGGGTTCGGCGTTGTTCCGACACCGCCTCCGGCTGTGAAGCGCAGCGCCGTACAGCTGCTGGACGAGTCGGTGCGGCCGACCGGTCCGGCGCAGGACCCCACGCGGACCTACACGCCGTACCAGCTGCAGTCCGGCCAGCATCTGATCGACGTACACGACCACCTGCGTGCCGAGCTCGACCAGGTGCGCGATCTGGTCGAGCAGGTGGCCGCGGGCACGCTGGGCGTCGGCGCGGCGCGTTCGCACATCAACACGATGACGATGCGGCAGAACAACTGGACCCTCGGCACGTACTGCGAGTCCTACTGCCGTCTGGTGACGACACACCACTCGATCGAGGACGCTTCACTCTTCCCGCATCTGCGTCGGGCCGACCCGGCGCTGGTCCCGGTCGTCGATCGGCTGCAGGAGGAGCACAAGATCATCCACGACGTCCTCGAAGGCGTCGACAAGGCCCTCGTCGCCCTGGTTGACGGCTCAGGCAGCATCGACGGTCTGCGGGCAGCCGTCGACCTCCTGGACGACACGCTGCTCTCGCATCTCTCCTACGAGGAACGCGAGCTGGTCGAGCCGCTGGCCCGACTCGGGGTGCTGTAG